Proteins encoded within one genomic window of Nitrospina gracilis 3/211:
- a CDS encoding 2-oxoglutarate ferredoxin oxidoreductase subunit alpha encodes MTEQTATQKKEEWVPKGDLQKVVDPVWLLREAPRETEFITGSEAAREAIRRANVDIAISYPITPQSETMQQVGYLYDEGYLKDYYRAEEEIGVMTAIGGSSRAGVRSLTATSGPGLMRGMEAIASWPGARTPLVLLNMCRVINTPLAIQPDNIEISFLLNTGILHAHAENQQDFFDYSLAAFMVSEEVDVTLPAVVSVDGFFVTHARGKVSMPSQEYKLPPRIGWRSAVPAMDNENPPARLSRDAPIQKSNFISYHMHASWQQEVFAAVERSARHWRKYLGDLIEVVNPDAEEFLIASGSAVSQSREAVRQEGEAGRKVGLVKVKTIRPWPGREIIEAVKNAKRILIPEFNQAGWLHKEVCSTLYGNCEAEIASGPRVYGGMTMPTEMILEWLDAARKGTVDRL; translated from the coding sequence ATGACCGAGCAAACTGCAACCCAGAAAAAAGAAGAATGGGTCCCTAAAGGCGACTTGCAAAAAGTGGTCGACCCGGTGTGGTTGTTGAGAGAAGCGCCCCGTGAAACCGAGTTCATCACCGGGAGTGAGGCGGCCCGCGAGGCCATTCGCCGGGCCAATGTAGACATCGCCATCTCCTATCCTATCACCCCGCAGAGTGAAACCATGCAGCAGGTCGGTTACCTCTATGACGAGGGCTACCTCAAAGACTATTACCGTGCGGAAGAGGAGATCGGGGTCATGACGGCCATCGGCGGTTCTTCGAGGGCCGGTGTGCGTTCCCTGACGGCGACTTCCGGTCCGGGACTCATGCGCGGCATGGAAGCGATCGCTTCCTGGCCGGGTGCGCGGACTCCTCTGGTTCTGCTGAACATGTGCCGTGTCATCAACACCCCTCTGGCCATTCAGCCGGACAACATCGAGATTTCATTTTTGTTGAACACCGGCATCCTCCACGCCCATGCTGAAAATCAGCAGGACTTCTTTGACTATTCCCTGGCGGCGTTCATGGTGTCCGAAGAAGTGGATGTGACTCTTCCCGCGGTGGTATCGGTTGACGGTTTTTTCGTCACCCACGCTCGCGGCAAGGTGTCGATGCCTTCGCAGGAATACAAACTGCCGCCTCGCATCGGCTGGCGTTCGGCCGTACCGGCCATGGACAATGAAAACCCGCCGGCCCGGTTGTCCCGCGATGCTCCCATTCAGAAATCCAACTTCATCAGCTACCACATGCACGCCAGCTGGCAGCAGGAAGTTTTCGCCGCTGTCGAGCGTTCCGCCCGGCATTGGCGTAAATACCTGGGCGACCTGATTGAAGTCGTAAACCCGGACGCCGAAGAGTTCCTCATTGCTTCCGGTTCCGCTGTTTCCCAGTCGCGCGAAGCCGTTCGTCAGGAAGGTGAAGCCGGTCGCAAGGTGGGTCTGGTCAAAGTCAAGACCATTCGCCCGTGGCCCGGCCGGGAAATCATTGAGGCCGTTAAGAACGCCAAGCGAATTCTGATTCCGGAATTCAACCAGGCGGGCTGGCTGCACAAGGAAGTCTGCTCCACACTGTATGGCAATTGTGAAGCCGAAATTGCCTCTGGGCCTCGGGTTTATGGCGGCATGACCATGCCGACCGAGATGATCCTCGAGTGGCTGGATGCGGCCCGCAAAGGTACGGTTGATCGCCTGTAA
- a CDS encoding thiamine pyrophosphate-dependent enzyme, with amino-acid sequence MSLETVKPSPGFEDLLPVEYRDLVKYGQYGREVKVSEMGKFKELLEEHPMCAGCAMTLFIRLTMLALPNPEHTINVGTAGCGRLAISQANIPFIYGNYGDTNSVASGLKRGLEILYPDQYKDVIVMAGDGGLIDIGFQALMHSWFRQEKFTTIMLDNEVYGNTGGQESGMTMQGQILKMAPRGKKTGKIDALGLARVSNCAYIARIAPTNPARVVRTVRRAILIAREIGPTYIQAYTSCNIEYAIPTPEVMQDAFDVEKERYGFHEEMTDEAKAYITDLEKKEKKSQSC; translated from the coding sequence ATGTCTCTCGAAACCGTTAAACCGTCTCCTGGTTTTGAAGATCTTCTCCCCGTTGAATACCGCGACCTCGTCAAGTACGGTCAGTATGGTCGTGAGGTGAAGGTTAGCGAAATGGGGAAGTTCAAGGAACTTCTGGAAGAGCATCCGATGTGTGCGGGTTGCGCGATGACCCTTTTCATCCGTCTCACCATGCTGGCATTGCCGAATCCTGAGCACACCATCAACGTCGGTACCGCAGGTTGCGGCCGTCTTGCTATTTCCCAGGCAAACATTCCGTTCATCTACGGTAACTACGGTGACACCAACTCCGTGGCATCCGGCCTGAAACGCGGCTTGGAAATTCTTTATCCGGATCAGTATAAAGACGTCATTGTTATGGCCGGTGACGGTGGTCTGATCGATATCGGCTTCCAGGCCCTCATGCATTCCTGGTTCCGTCAGGAAAAATTCACCACCATCATGCTGGACAACGAAGTTTACGGCAACACCGGTGGACAGGAAAGCGGTATGACCATGCAGGGCCAGATTCTGAAGATGGCCCCGCGCGGCAAGAAAACCGGCAAGATCGACGCTCTGGGGCTGGCCCGGGTTTCGAACTGTGCTTACATCGCACGCATCGCGCCGACCAACCCGGCCCGCGTGGTTCGCACCGTTCGTCGCGCCATCCTGATCGCGCGCGAAATCGGCCCGACCTATATTCAGGCCTACACCTCCTGCAACATCGAGTACGCCATTCCCACTCCGGAAGTCATGCAGGATGCCTTCGATGTCGAAAAAGAACGCTATGGTTTCCACGAGGAAATGACGGACGAAGCCAAGGCGTACATCACCGACCTCGAAAAGAAAGAAAAGAAAAGCCAAAGCTGCTAA
- a CDS encoding 2-oxoacid:acceptor oxidoreductase family protein — protein sequence MPQEVKRYNVRMAGIGGQGVVTASHILSNAVVIGKGYSSLVPFFGSEKRNAPVESYVRISNDEIFEIGEIVFPNVLMIFSAQVITLGKSYTMPFYTGLKENGIILINNKEPLKLIPDEEKELADKKANIYYLPATELANDIAGTDLATNMAMCGAISAIFGMPDMDSIEASVKDRFIGKGIVTSGGTASLDSVIEKKFAKKQKLLQANMDTIKAAYQFAVDNKWGVHADAKEKPVAV from the coding sequence ATGCCACAAGAAGTCAAACGTTATAACGTCCGCATGGCCGGTATTGGAGGTCAGGGCGTCGTCACCGCATCTCACATCCTGAGCAACGCGGTTGTAATCGGTAAAGGGTACAGTTCCCTCGTCCCCTTTTTCGGTTCCGAAAAACGCAATGCTCCGGTTGAAAGTTATGTGCGGATCTCCAACGATGAGATATTTGAAATCGGGGAAATCGTCTTCCCCAACGTACTGATGATCTTTAGCGCTCAGGTCATCACGCTGGGTAAGTCGTACACCATGCCTTTTTACACGGGCCTGAAAGAGAACGGCATCATCCTGATCAACAACAAAGAGCCGCTCAAACTCATTCCCGATGAGGAGAAGGAGTTGGCAGATAAAAAAGCGAACATCTATTATCTGCCGGCGACCGAACTCGCCAATGATATTGCGGGGACCGACCTGGCCACCAACATGGCCATGTGCGGCGCCATATCCGCCATTTTTGGCATGCCGGACATGGACTCGATTGAGGCATCCGTAAAGGATCGTTTCATCGGTAAAGGTATCGTTACTTCCGGTGGTACCGCCTCTCTGGACAGCGTCATCGAGAAGAAGTTCGCCAAAAAGCAGAAGCTGCTTCAGGCGAACATGGACACCATCAAAGCCGCATACCAGTTCGCGGTGGACAACAAATGGGGTGTTCATGCTGATGCCAAAGAGAAACCGGTTGCCGTCTAA
- the ndk gene encoding nucleoside-diphosphate kinase: MERTFAIIKPDAVERNLIGKILERIESKGFRIAAMKRARLTLEQAEGFYHVHKERPFFKDLTTYMSAGGPVVLLVLEKDNAITGWRELMGATNPKDAADGTIRKEFAVDIEKNSVHGSDSPENAAFEISYFFSQTEILS; this comes from the coding sequence ATGGAAAGAACGTTTGCTATCATCAAGCCTGACGCTGTAGAACGCAACCTGATTGGCAAAATCCTGGAGCGCATCGAATCCAAAGGGTTCCGCATCGCCGCCATGAAACGGGCCAGACTGACCCTGGAGCAGGCCGAAGGGTTTTACCACGTTCACAAGGAGCGTCCCTTTTTTAAAGACCTGACCACCTATATGTCTGCCGGTGGTCCCGTCGTCCTGCTGGTACTGGAAAAAGACAACGCCATCACCGGCTGGCGGGAATTGATGGGTGCGACCAATCCCAAGGATGCCGCCGACGGCACCATCCGCAAGGAGTTCGCCGTGGACATTGAAAAGAACTCCGTGCACGGTTCCGATTCACCCGAAAATGCAGCCTTTGAGATTTCCTATTTTTTCAGTCAGACGGAAATTCTATCCTGA
- a CDS encoding FmdB family zinc ribbon protein, producing the protein MPIYEYECEKCKDKTEALQKADDPPLEKCEKCGGPLHKCVGGGTFHLYGSGFYTTDNKRKYLK; encoded by the coding sequence ATGCCCATTTACGAATACGAATGTGAAAAGTGCAAAGATAAAACGGAAGCCCTGCAAAAAGCAGACGACCCGCCTCTCGAAAAATGCGAAAAATGTGGCGGACCGCTTCATAAATGCGTGGGGGGCGGAACCTTTCACCTGTACGGCTCCGGGTTTTACACAACGGACAACAAACGGAAATACCTGAAATGA
- a CDS encoding glycosyltransferase family 9 protein, with product MHRLSGKKIVVVRTGALGDVLMTLPLLQAVHSVQPECLHVVVEARQKALMEGFDCIDRAFAADDLQWWRVYGDDTDSLPLRFLSDYDCVVALIQDHGGTVADRLRQRLPGEVIFRPPFPHRPDKHVSGYYLETLLGLPSPFSWPPGWKAPDEEVREAKRVLACLSSSPRICVLQPGSGGVSKNWPLKRFREQADWLNSQGMLPVFLLGPAEVAISETVHAFCRERRFPVWENLSLTRCAALLCQSEGFLGNDAGVTHLAAALGLPTLAVFVKTEPKMWRPLGAHTGVVDIRKTSEADQDGAGEVSRELGRLLSIRTRH from the coding sequence ATGCATCGCCTGTCCGGGAAAAAAATCGTGGTGGTCCGCACCGGTGCGCTGGGCGACGTGTTGATGACTTTGCCCTTGTTGCAGGCGGTGCATTCTGTACAACCCGAATGCCTCCATGTGGTGGTCGAAGCCCGGCAGAAAGCCCTGATGGAAGGCTTTGACTGCATTGACCGGGCTTTCGCCGCCGACGACCTGCAATGGTGGCGGGTGTATGGTGATGACACCGATAGCCTGCCTCTGCGTTTCCTTTCTGATTACGATTGCGTGGTGGCTCTCATTCAGGATCACGGCGGTACCGTGGCCGACCGGCTTCGTCAACGCCTCCCAGGTGAAGTGATCTTCCGCCCGCCATTCCCTCACCGTCCGGACAAGCATGTCAGCGGGTATTACCTGGAAACGCTTTTAGGGCTGCCGTCACCCTTCTCATGGCCCCCGGGCTGGAAGGCTCCGGATGAGGAGGTCCGGGAGGCAAAACGGGTTTTAGCTTGCCTTTCATCGTCACCTCGAATCTGTGTACTTCAACCCGGAAGCGGCGGGGTTTCTAAAAACTGGCCGCTCAAGCGGTTCCGTGAACAGGCGGATTGGCTGAATTCGCAAGGAATGCTACCGGTGTTCCTGCTGGGGCCCGCGGAAGTGGCCATCTCCGAAACCGTGCATGCGTTTTGTCGGGAACGCAGGTTCCCGGTCTGGGAAAATCTTTCCCTGACCCGTTGCGCGGCCTTGCTTTGCCAATCCGAAGGGTTTCTGGGCAACGATGCAGGGGTGACTCACCTGGCTGCCGCGCTGGGATTGCCCACCCTGGCCGTGTTTGTCAAAACGGAACCGAAAATGTGGCGTCCATTGGGAGCGCACACAGGGGTAGTCGATATTCGTAAAACCAGTGAGGCGGACCAAGACGGTGCCGGCGAAGTCAGTAGGGAACTGGGCCGGCTGCTTTCCATTCGCACCCGCCACTGA
- a CDS encoding 6-carboxytetrahydropterin synthase — MIYITRKVEFCASHRLFNPTFSDEKNAQVFGLCNNPNGHGHNYTMEVTVKGDVDPETGMVLDLKFLKKLVTEEIIDKVDHKNLNMDVEFLQGVIPTAENLAIKFWEVLEPKIGGGLLHQIKLYESPRNFVTYRGQVSERVD; from the coding sequence ATGATTTATATAACACGAAAAGTAGAATTTTGCGCCAGTCACCGGCTGTTCAACCCAACCTTTTCTGACGAAAAAAACGCCCAGGTGTTTGGCCTTTGCAATAACCCCAACGGTCACGGACACAATTACACCATGGAAGTGACCGTCAAGGGGGACGTCGACCCAGAAACCGGAATGGTTCTGGATCTCAAGTTCCTCAAAAAGCTCGTCACCGAGGAGATCATCGACAAGGTTGATCATAAAAACCTCAACATGGACGTGGAGTTTTTGCAAGGGGTCATCCCCACTGCCGAAAATCTGGCTATCAAGTTCTGGGAGGTGCTGGAACCGAAAATCGGCGGCGGGTTGCTTCACCAAATCAAGTTGTACGAATCTCCGCGCAACTTCGTAACTTACAGAGGACAAGTCAGTGAAAGAGTTGATTGA
- the folE gene encoding GTP cyclohydrolase I FolE: MKELIEKLLLELGEDPSREGLKNTPERVSRSLKFLTGGYWVNIDELVNDALFTDANTDEMVIVKDIDMFSLCEHHMLPFFGKAHVAYLPDGKIIGLSKIPRVVDAFSRRLQVQERLTTQIADCIQRVLKPKGVAVVIEALHLCMSMRGVEKQNSYTTTSSMLGYFKTNPSTRGEFLSLINGSQRYRT, from the coding sequence GTGAAAGAGTTGATTGAAAAGCTTTTGCTCGAGCTGGGAGAAGACCCCTCGCGCGAAGGCCTGAAAAATACCCCCGAACGGGTGTCCCGTTCCCTCAAGTTTCTGACCGGCGGCTACTGGGTCAATATCGACGAACTGGTGAACGATGCCCTGTTCACCGATGCCAACACCGATGAGATGGTGATCGTCAAGGACATCGACATGTTCAGTCTTTGCGAACATCACATGCTTCCTTTCTTTGGTAAGGCACACGTGGCCTATTTGCCGGATGGAAAAATCATTGGTCTCAGTAAAATCCCCCGTGTGGTGGACGCATTCAGCCGCCGGTTGCAGGTGCAGGAAAGGCTGACCACTCAAATCGCCGACTGCATCCAACGCGTGCTCAAACCGAAGGGCGTCGCGGTGGTTATCGAAGCTCTTCATCTGTGCATGTCCATGCGCGGCGTGGAAAAACAAAATTCGTACACCACGACGAGCTCCATGCTGGGTTACTTCAAAACCAATCCCAGTACGCGCGGCGAATTCCTGAGCCTGATCAATGGCAGTCAACGATACCGTACCTGA
- a CDS encoding PhoH family protein, whose translation MNHTASRELLLESTEYIPEIFGTQDTNLKQIEKKFNVRITTRENQIRISGEPNEVEAVERLLVQLHDMLAAGQRLVNGDIKFAIRLMAEDPEVDLKGLFGERIPVSPKKGFITPKGNTQRKMIQAIRQHDIVLAIGPAGTGKTYLAVAMAVEGFLKRQFRRIILTRPAVEAGEKLGFLPGDIAEKIQPYLMPLYDALYEMVEFNQVQQMIAEGYIEIAPLAYMRGRTLNDSFIILDEAQNSTREQMKMFLTRLGFRSKMVVTGDITQVDLPRGVQSGLIHARGILQDVNGIDLIQFGQKDVVRHELVKKIIGAYDRAESEEPPPSE comes from the coding sequence TTGAACCACACCGCCTCCAGGGAATTGCTACTCGAAAGCACGGAATACATTCCTGAAATATTCGGCACCCAGGACACCAACCTCAAACAGATCGAAAAAAAATTCAACGTCCGCATCACCACCCGGGAAAACCAGATACGAATCAGTGGTGAACCCAATGAGGTGGAAGCGGTCGAGCGCCTGCTCGTGCAACTGCACGATATGCTGGCCGCGGGCCAACGTCTGGTCAATGGTGACATCAAGTTTGCCATCCGCCTCATGGCAGAAGACCCGGAAGTCGACCTAAAAGGCCTGTTCGGTGAACGCATTCCCGTATCTCCCAAAAAGGGATTCATCACCCCCAAGGGCAACACCCAGCGCAAAATGATCCAGGCCATCCGCCAGCACGATATCGTGCTCGCCATCGGCCCCGCCGGTACGGGTAAAACGTACCTCGCCGTTGCCATGGCGGTGGAGGGATTTTTGAAACGGCAGTTCCGGCGCATCATCCTCACCCGTCCCGCAGTGGAAGCGGGAGAGAAGCTGGGGTTTCTGCCGGGAGACATCGCTGAGAAAATCCAGCCTTACCTGATGCCGCTTTATGATGCGCTCTACGAGATGGTCGAGTTCAACCAGGTTCAGCAGATGATTGCCGAGGGGTACATCGAAATCGCCCCCCTCGCCTATATGCGTGGACGCACGCTGAACGACTCGTTCATCATCCTCGACGAGGCACAGAACTCGACCCGCGAACAGATGAAGATGTTCCTCACCCGGCTGGGTTTCCGCTCGAAAATGGTCGTCACCGGCGACATCACCCAGGTGGACCTGCCACGCGGCGTGCAGTCCGGTCTCATACACGCAAGAGGAATTTTGCAGGACGTCAACGGCATCGACCTGATCCAATTCGGTCAAAAAGATGTGGTGCGGCACGAACTGGTGAAGAAAATCATCGGTGCCTACGACCGGGCCGAAAGCGAAGAACCACCACCTTCTGAATGA
- the ybeY gene encoding rRNA maturation RNase YbeY, producing MPVLVKNDQSVHKIDIRWIKKEARRVLSALDLENEELSILLTDDARIHELNLQYRDKDQATDVLSFPQDEDAVNETGDRLLGDVVLSVETADRQAHDHHLSLQEELILLLIHGILHLMGYDHETSRKDASFMKSKTQEIFGHIFPGRQPSGTSNF from the coding sequence ATGCCCGTCCTTGTAAAAAACGACCAATCGGTCCACAAAATCGATATTCGCTGGATTAAAAAAGAAGCGCGGCGCGTGTTAAGTGCTCTGGATCTGGAGAACGAGGAACTCAGTATCCTGCTGACGGACGATGCCCGAATCCACGAGCTCAACCTCCAGTACCGCGACAAGGACCAGGCCACGGATGTGCTTTCGTTCCCACAGGATGAGGACGCTGTCAACGAAACCGGCGACCGCCTGCTGGGCGATGTCGTTCTCTCTGTCGAGACGGCGGACCGGCAGGCACATGACCACCATCTGTCCCTGCAAGAGGAGTTGATCCTCCTCCTCATTCACGGCATACTGCACCTGATGGGTTACGACCACGAAACGTCCCGGAAGGACGCAAGTTTCATGAAGTCCAAAACGCAGGAAATTTTTGGCCACATTTTCCCCGGCCGGCAACCTTCCGGAACCAGCAATTTCTGA
- a CDS encoding HIT family protein, with translation MENLWAPWRMNYIKSDKTKECIFCTGPQANDDMGRKLLFRGEFSFVIINIYPYSNGHLMVSPYRHLSCLTDLSPEELAEIGLLTQKSMKILRDSYHPDGFNIGYNIGKSGGAGFEEHIHCHIVPRWTGDTNFMPVLADTKVHPEHIEATFQRLYPVFQELKI, from the coding sequence ATGGAAAACCTCTGGGCCCCCTGGCGCATGAATTACATCAAATCCGACAAAACCAAGGAATGCATTTTCTGCACCGGTCCGCAGGCAAATGACGACATGGGACGCAAGCTGCTGTTCCGAGGTGAATTCAGTTTTGTCATCATCAATATTTACCCGTATTCAAATGGGCACCTCATGGTGTCGCCCTACCGCCACCTGTCCTGCCTGACGGATCTGAGCCCGGAGGAGTTGGCGGAGATCGGCCTGCTCACGCAGAAGTCGATGAAGATTTTGCGCGATTCGTACCACCCGGACGGTTTCAACATCGGATACAATATTGGCAAAAGCGGCGGAGCGGGGTTTGAGGAACACATCCATTGCCACATCGTACCTCGGTGGACCGGCGACACCAACTTCATGCCTGTCCTCGCCGATACCAAGGTGCATCCGGAACACATCGAAGCCACATTTCAACGACTGTACCCCGTTTTTCAGGAACTCAAAATTTAG
- the mutS gene encoding DNA mismatch repair protein MutS: MAKNANKQNLLDDDTPMMQQYQSIKKEFPDAILFFRMGDFYEMFNEDAKDASKLLDIALTSRNKNKPNAIPMCGVPHHSANMYISRLVKSGKTIAICEQMEDPKQTKGLVRREVVRVITPGTVLDDNLLDPKSHHFLVSLYFGKEQTGLAALDMSTGLFKVTELPPSAENLLQDELAKLDPKEILIPENTANGNGAGPPALSGTGYFIQPVEDWMFHHSQAHRILVEQFKTKTLDGFGCEAWPAAVSAAGALVQYLKETQKSALQHITSLSTFSTQDSMMLDQSTINSLELVQSSDGQRKHSLLGHLDATCTPLGARRLREWILKPLIRLEAIEQRLDLVGHYREHLLERNDLRERLKHIFDLERLLGKISMATCTPRDLIALKNSLRALPEIQEMIGRCPLPAMSAIRDGWDNLDNLYQGIDEQIEDDPPLNIKDGGLIKPGCDQELDRLKSIMKDSNQAIANLEAREKERTGIPQLKVGYNKIYGYYLEVTKKNLDRVPDDYIRKQSLVNAERFISPELKQYESEITGAEEKVQIIEQRLFHEVRQSVAAEGARIQAMAKRIGELDALLGFAQIAHQQNYCRPQMDDGDALRIQNGRHPLVELIDPNQPFIPNDTHLDCDEHQVAIITGPNMAGKSTYLRQVALIVLMAQIGCFVPAEEAEIGLVDRIFSRVGAQDHLQKGQSTFMVEMNETANILNNATRRSLIVLDEIGRGTSTFDGISIAWAIVEFLQGPGHIGAKTLFATHYHELTELERLFHSVKNYNVQIKEWNDQIIFLRKIVPGGADKSYGIHVARLAGLPEQVLQRANEVLFNLENSEYDEVGTPKLAQPQPPETGPQQLGLFGEVPPPLIQMIKRLDLDDLTPRQALEKLYELRDLLKKS; the protein is encoded by the coding sequence ATGGCCAAAAACGCCAATAAGCAGAACCTGTTGGACGACGACACTCCCATGATGCAGCAGTACCAGAGCATCAAAAAGGAGTTTCCAGACGCCATCCTGTTTTTTCGCATGGGCGATTTTTACGAGATGTTCAACGAGGACGCGAAGGATGCGTCGAAACTACTTGATATCGCCCTCACCTCCCGCAACAAGAACAAACCGAATGCCATTCCCATGTGCGGAGTTCCGCATCACTCCGCCAATATGTATATCAGCCGACTCGTGAAGAGTGGAAAGACCATCGCCATCTGCGAGCAGATGGAAGACCCGAAGCAGACGAAAGGACTGGTACGCCGGGAGGTCGTGCGCGTCATCACACCCGGAACGGTTTTGGATGACAACCTTCTCGATCCTAAAAGCCATCACTTTTTGGTTTCACTTTATTTTGGCAAGGAACAGACGGGCCTTGCGGCACTGGACATGTCAACGGGCCTCTTCAAGGTTACGGAGCTTCCCCCCTCTGCAGAGAATTTACTTCAGGATGAGTTGGCCAAACTTGATCCCAAGGAAATCCTGATTCCGGAAAACACGGCAAACGGCAACGGAGCGGGTCCCCCGGCGCTCTCCGGCACGGGCTATTTCATCCAGCCGGTGGAGGACTGGATGTTCCACCACAGTCAGGCGCACCGCATATTGGTCGAACAGTTCAAAACCAAAACGCTGGACGGCTTCGGGTGCGAAGCCTGGCCCGCGGCTGTGAGCGCTGCAGGCGCCCTGGTCCAGTACCTGAAAGAAACGCAAAAGTCCGCGCTCCAGCACATCACCTCGTTATCCACTTTCAGCACGCAAGACTCCATGATGCTGGATCAGTCCACCATCAACAGCCTGGAACTGGTGCAATCGAGCGACGGCCAGCGCAAGCACTCCCTCCTGGGGCACCTTGACGCCACCTGCACTCCTTTGGGGGCCCGGCGGTTGAGGGAATGGATCTTGAAACCGCTTATCCGGCTGGAAGCCATTGAACAGCGCCTCGATCTGGTCGGCCACTACCGCGAGCACTTGCTGGAAAGAAACGACCTGCGCGAACGCTTGAAACACATTTTCGATCTGGAACGCCTCCTCGGAAAAATTTCCATGGCAACATGCACGCCGCGTGACCTGATCGCGCTAAAAAATTCCCTTCGAGCACTTCCGGAAATTCAAGAGATGATCGGTCGATGCCCCCTGCCTGCCATGAGTGCCATCCGCGATGGGTGGGATAATCTTGATAACTTGTATCAGGGGATCGACGAACAGATCGAGGACGACCCGCCACTCAATATCAAGGACGGCGGACTCATTAAACCCGGCTGCGACCAGGAGCTGGACCGGTTGAAATCCATTATGAAAGACAGCAACCAGGCCATCGCCAACCTGGAGGCCCGGGAAAAAGAACGCACCGGTATTCCGCAGCTCAAAGTCGGTTACAACAAGATTTATGGCTACTATCTGGAAGTTACAAAGAAAAACCTCGACCGCGTACCCGACGACTACATCCGCAAACAATCTTTGGTCAATGCCGAACGCTTCATCTCACCGGAACTCAAACAATATGAATCCGAAATCACCGGTGCCGAAGAAAAAGTGCAGATCATTGAACAAAGGCTGTTTCATGAGGTTCGGCAGTCTGTTGCTGCCGAGGGCGCACGTATACAGGCGATGGCGAAACGGATTGGAGAACTCGACGCCCTTCTCGGTTTTGCGCAAATTGCCCACCAGCAAAACTATTGTCGTCCGCAGATGGACGATGGCGACGCGCTTCGCATTCAAAACGGACGCCATCCGCTGGTCGAGTTAATCGATCCCAACCAACCCTTTATCCCAAATGATACCCATCTCGATTGTGATGAACATCAGGTCGCTATCATCACCGGACCCAACATGGCGGGCAAATCGACCTACCTGCGCCAGGTGGCGCTGATCGTTCTTATGGCTCAGATCGGTTGCTTCGTTCCTGCGGAGGAAGCGGAGATCGGACTGGTGGACCGAATATTTTCCCGGGTCGGCGCACAGGACCATCTGCAAAAGGGACAGTCCACGTTCATGGTGGAGATGAACGAAACTGCAAACATTCTCAACAACGCCACGCGCAGAAGCCTGATCGTTCTTGATGAAATCGGCCGTGGCACAAGCACCTTCGACGGCATCAGCATCGCCTGGGCCATCGTGGAGTTTTTGCAGGGCCCCGGCCATATCGGTGCCAAAACATTATTCGCCACTCACTATCACGAACTCACCGAGCTCGAAAGGTTGTTCCACAGCGTCAAAAATTACAACGTGCAGATCAAGGAGTGGAATGACCAAATCATTTTTCTGAGAAAGATTGTTCCCGGAGGCGCGGACAAAAGTTATGGAATCCACGTCGCGCGCCTCGCCGGCCTGCCGGAGCAGGTACTGCAGCGCGCCAACGAAGTGCTGTTCAATCTCGAAAACAGCGAGTACGATGAGGTTGGAACTCCAAAATTGGCGCAACCCCAACCGCCCGAAACCGGTCCCCAGCAGCTTGGACTGTTCGGGGAAGTGCCTCCCCCCCTGATCCAAATGATCAAACGGCTAGATTTGGATGACTTGACCCCGCGCCAGGCTCTGGAGAAGCTTTACGAGCTTCGCGACCTGCTAAAAAAAAGCTGA